The proteins below come from a single Chiloscyllium punctatum isolate Juve2018m chromosome 20, sChiPun1.3, whole genome shotgun sequence genomic window:
- the LOC140491849 gene encoding protocadherin gamma-B1-like isoform X2, with the protein MAEGRSISLASRTLLFLLRLFFVTDIVLGQIQYSIPEELEHGAFVGNIAEDLKLSIRRMVTRKFRLVTDETCKYFDVDLENGVLFVSEIIEREQICGHISTCVISFEVVMENPLEIYSVDVEVRDINDNSPTFVKDKIFVEIAESFAPGARFPLKGAQDLDVGSNSVSAYRISSNEYFSLNTQTRSDGSIVVELLLETSLDREKDSTFHLVLTAMDGGIPERSGTAEIIVTVLDANDNAPVFEHEKYEVSLFENVPQGFLVIQLKANDADEGTNAEVQYFFNTHTSQRVRQLFRLNAESGEIEVQGVLDFEESIVYEIEVQAADKGTLSLAGHTQVRVTLIDVNDNTPEIKVTSVSNAIPEDAALGTTIALISVTDRDTGDNERVDCQVLTGSPFKLQESLKNQYKLITNGILDREMVPLYNVTIIAWDAGTPPLYTNKTIVVLVTDINDNTPRFTQSLYTVYVKENNARGTSFFTVTALDPDFGQNSRVSYSILGNQYEDFSVPIYIDINSNDGNIYALRSFDYEQTKSFQIRVQATDNGIPKLSSSTTVTVTVLDENDNAPVIISPIMRNGSATLQKVPQSAFPGYLVTKIIASDADSGQNARLSFQLLGATDSSLVSLGPQSGEIKLARPLTDKDLSTQRLNILVQDNGEPKLSSKASLLFSIMSSANETFVESRDLLKKTEYFSDLNLYLIIILGTISLIFFVAIIILFVVKLRQGTHVRDYNSKFCCAGSNSLDNRNQRQSPGEYLNYLGENQTISVRNRQDYRMYLSPNAQGTDFLFIKPYDATLPCSEVKENTINTSTEHADEAITLNDRYRKGKQLNVRGQD; encoded by the coding sequence ATGGCAGAAGGACGGAGCATTAGCTTAGCATCGCGCACCCTGCTTTTTTTACTTCGCTTATTTTTCGTCACTGATATTGTTTTGGGGCAAATTCAATATTCAATTCCGGAGGAACTAGAGCATGGAGCTTTCGTGGGGAATATTGCCGAAGATTTAAAGTTAAGTATTAGGAGAATGGTTACTCGCAAATTTCGTCTCGTCACTGATGAGACGTGTAAATACTTCGATGTCGACTTAGAAAATGGGGTTTTATTTGTTTCTGAAATAATAGAAAGAGAACAAATTTGTGGGCATATTTCAACCTGCGTAATTTCATTTGAAGTTGTGATGGAAAATCCTTTGGAAATATATAGCGTTGACGTGGAGGTCAGAGATATAAATGATAATTCACCTACATTTGTAAAGGACAAGATTTTCGTGGAAATCGCGGAGTCATTTGCCCCTGGAGCGCGCTTTCCTCTGAAGGGCGCACAAGATTTGGATGTAGGCAGCAATTCTGTCAGCGCTTACCGGATCAGTTCGAATGAATACTTCAGTCTCAACACACAGACCCGAAGTGACGGCAGTATAGTTGTTGAGTTGTTATTAGAGACGTCTTTGGACCGAGAAAAAGATTCGACATTTCATCTTGTACTGACGGCGATGGACGGTGGCATTCCCGAGCGATCGGGTACAGCGGAAATAATAGTTACAGTTCTGGATGCCAATGACAACGCGCCTGTGTTCGAACACGAAAAGTATGAAGTCAGCTTGTTCGAGAATGTCCCGCAAGGCTTTTTGGTCATCCAGCTCAAAGCGAATGATGCAGATGAAGGGACGAATGCTGAGGTACAATATTTTTTCAACACACATACATCTCAAAGGGTGCGTCAGCTGTTCAGGCTGAACGCTGAAAGTGGAGAAATTGAAGTTCAAGGTGTTCTAGACTTTGAAGAGTCAATTGTTTATGAAATTGAAGTGCAAGCTGCAGATAAAGGCACGTTATCACTGGCGGGACACACTCAAGTCCGGGTCACATTAATTGATGTCAATGACAACACACCCGAAATTAAAGTGACCTCAGTATCCAATGCAATCCCTGAAGATGCGGCGTTAGGTACGACAATAGCTTTAATTAGTGTAACAGACAGAGATACTGGAGACAATGAGAGAGTTGATTGTCAAGTGCTTACGGGCAGTCCTTTTAAACTCCAAGAATCTCTGAAGAACCAGTATAAGTTAATTACAAATGGCATACTAGATCGTGAAATGGTTCCTTTGTACAATGTGACCATTATTGCCTGGGACGCTGGGACTCCACCTCTTTACACAAATAAAACTATTGTGGTGTTAGTAACAGATATAAATGACAATACGCCGAGGTTTACGCAGTCTTTATATACTGTATACGTGAAGGAGAACAATGCTCGGGGTACTTCATTCTTTACAGTTACGGCTTTGGATCCTGATTTTGGACAAAATTCGCGCGTATCCTATTCTATTCTGGGTAACCAATACGAAGACTTTTCAGTTCCAATTTATATTGATATTAATTCCAACGATGGAAACATCTATGCGCTACGTTCTTTTGACTATGAACAAACAAAAAGCTTTCAAATTCGCGTGCAAGCAACGGATAATGGAATTCCTAAACTGAGTAGTAGCACGACTGTTACTGTGACTGTTCTCGATGAAAACGACAATGCCCCCGTAATCATTTCTCCTATAATGAGAAATGGTTCAGCGACTTTGCAAAAGGTACCTCAATCAGCATTTCCGGGATATTTAGTTACCAAGATAATCGCGTCTGATGCAGATTCTGGCCAGAATGCACGACTTTCCTTTCAATTACTTGGAGCTACTGACAGTAGTCTAGTCAGTTTAGGGCCTCAATCTGGGGAAATCAAGTTAGCTCGGCCACTTACTGATAAAGATCTCAGTACACAACGTCTGAATATCCTCGTGCAGGACAACGGAGAGCCAAAGCTTTCGAGCAAAGCATCCTTATTGTTTTCAATAATGAGCAGCGCTAATGAAACATTTGTTGAATCGCGTGATTTGCTCAAGAAAACCGAGTACTTTTCAGATCTTAATTTGTATTTAATAATTATTTTGGGGACAATTTCCTTGATATTTTTTGTGGCAATTATCATCCTTTTTGTCGTTAAATTGCGTCAAGGTACACATGTTCGTGATTACAATTCTAAGTTTTGTTGTGCGGGTTCGAATTCTTTGGATAACCGTAATCAGAGGCAGTCTCCAGGAGAATATCTGAACTATCTTGGAGAAAACCAAACAATATCTGTTCGTAATCGCCAGGACTATAGGATGTATTTATCCCCAAATGCACAGGGAACTGACTTTTTGTTCATAAAACCCTACGATGCAACTTTGCCCTGCAGTGAAGTGAAGGAAAATACTATCAACACCTCGACAGAGCATGCTGACGAAGCAATTACGTTGAACGATAGGTATCGCAAAGGGAAACAGTTAAATGTACGTGGCCAAGATTGA
- the LOC140491849 gene encoding protocadherin gamma-B1-like isoform X1, which yields MAEGRSISLASRTLLFLLRLFFVTDIVLGQIQYSIPEELEHGAFVGNIAEDLKLSIRRMVTRKFRLVTDETCKYFDVDLENGVLFVSEIIEREQICGHISTCVISFEVVMENPLEIYSVDVEVRDINDNSPTFVKDKIFVEIAESFAPGARFPLKGAQDLDVGSNSVSAYRISSNEYFSLNTQTRSDGSIVVELLLETSLDREKDSTFHLVLTAMDGGIPERSGTAEIIVTVLDANDNAPVFEHEKYEVSLFENVPQGFLVIQLKANDADEGTNAEVQYFFNTHTSQRVRQLFRLNAESGEIEVQGVLDFEESIVYEIEVQAADKGTLSLAGHTQVRVTLIDVNDNTPEIKVTSVSNAIPEDAALGTTIALISVTDRDTGDNERVDCQVLTGSPFKLQESLKNQYKLITNGILDREMVPLYNVTIIAWDAGTPPLYTNKTIVVLVTDINDNTPRFTQSLYTVYVKENNARGTSFFTVTALDPDFGQNSRVSYSILGNQYEDFSVPIYIDINSNDGNIYALRSFDYEQTKSFQIRVQATDNGIPKLSSSTTVTVTVLDENDNAPVIISPIMRNGSATLQKVPQSAFPGYLVTKIIASDADSGQNARLSFQLLGATDSSLVSLGPQSGEIKLARPLTDKDLSTQRLNILVQDNGEPKLSSKASLLFSIMSSANETFVESRDLLKKTEYFSDLNLYLIIILGTISLIFFVAIIILFVVKLRQGTHVRDYNSKFCCAGSNSLDNRNQRQSPGEYLNYLGENQTISVRNRQDYRMYLSPNAQGTDFLFIKPYDATLPCSEVKENTINTSTEHADEAITLNDRYRKGKQLNNITTTFGH from the exons ATGGCAGAAGGACGGAGCATTAGCTTAGCATCGCGCACCCTGCTTTTTTTACTTCGCTTATTTTTCGTCACTGATATTGTTTTGGGGCAAATTCAATATTCAATTCCGGAGGAACTAGAGCATGGAGCTTTCGTGGGGAATATTGCCGAAGATTTAAAGTTAAGTATTAGGAGAATGGTTACTCGCAAATTTCGTCTCGTCACTGATGAGACGTGTAAATACTTCGATGTCGACTTAGAAAATGGGGTTTTATTTGTTTCTGAAATAATAGAAAGAGAACAAATTTGTGGGCATATTTCAACCTGCGTAATTTCATTTGAAGTTGTGATGGAAAATCCTTTGGAAATATATAGCGTTGACGTGGAGGTCAGAGATATAAATGATAATTCACCTACATTTGTAAAGGACAAGATTTTCGTGGAAATCGCGGAGTCATTTGCCCCTGGAGCGCGCTTTCCTCTGAAGGGCGCACAAGATTTGGATGTAGGCAGCAATTCTGTCAGCGCTTACCGGATCAGTTCGAATGAATACTTCAGTCTCAACACACAGACCCGAAGTGACGGCAGTATAGTTGTTGAGTTGTTATTAGAGACGTCTTTGGACCGAGAAAAAGATTCGACATTTCATCTTGTACTGACGGCGATGGACGGTGGCATTCCCGAGCGATCGGGTACAGCGGAAATAATAGTTACAGTTCTGGATGCCAATGACAACGCGCCTGTGTTCGAACACGAAAAGTATGAAGTCAGCTTGTTCGAGAATGTCCCGCAAGGCTTTTTGGTCATCCAGCTCAAAGCGAATGATGCAGATGAAGGGACGAATGCTGAGGTACAATATTTTTTCAACACACATACATCTCAAAGGGTGCGTCAGCTGTTCAGGCTGAACGCTGAAAGTGGAGAAATTGAAGTTCAAGGTGTTCTAGACTTTGAAGAGTCAATTGTTTATGAAATTGAAGTGCAAGCTGCAGATAAAGGCACGTTATCACTGGCGGGACACACTCAAGTCCGGGTCACATTAATTGATGTCAATGACAACACACCCGAAATTAAAGTGACCTCAGTATCCAATGCAATCCCTGAAGATGCGGCGTTAGGTACGACAATAGCTTTAATTAGTGTAACAGACAGAGATACTGGAGACAATGAGAGAGTTGATTGTCAAGTGCTTACGGGCAGTCCTTTTAAACTCCAAGAATCTCTGAAGAACCAGTATAAGTTAATTACAAATGGCATACTAGATCGTGAAATGGTTCCTTTGTACAATGTGACCATTATTGCCTGGGACGCTGGGACTCCACCTCTTTACACAAATAAAACTATTGTGGTGTTAGTAACAGATATAAATGACAATACGCCGAGGTTTACGCAGTCTTTATATACTGTATACGTGAAGGAGAACAATGCTCGGGGTACTTCATTCTTTACAGTTACGGCTTTGGATCCTGATTTTGGACAAAATTCGCGCGTATCCTATTCTATTCTGGGTAACCAATACGAAGACTTTTCAGTTCCAATTTATATTGATATTAATTCCAACGATGGAAACATCTATGCGCTACGTTCTTTTGACTATGAACAAACAAAAAGCTTTCAAATTCGCGTGCAAGCAACGGATAATGGAATTCCTAAACTGAGTAGTAGCACGACTGTTACTGTGACTGTTCTCGATGAAAACGACAATGCCCCCGTAATCATTTCTCCTATAATGAGAAATGGTTCAGCGACTTTGCAAAAGGTACCTCAATCAGCATTTCCGGGATATTTAGTTACCAAGATAATCGCGTCTGATGCAGATTCTGGCCAGAATGCACGACTTTCCTTTCAATTACTTGGAGCTACTGACAGTAGTCTAGTCAGTTTAGGGCCTCAATCTGGGGAAATCAAGTTAGCTCGGCCACTTACTGATAAAGATCTCAGTACACAACGTCTGAATATCCTCGTGCAGGACAACGGAGAGCCAAAGCTTTCGAGCAAAGCATCCTTATTGTTTTCAATAATGAGCAGCGCTAATGAAACATTTGTTGAATCGCGTGATTTGCTCAAGAAAACCGAGTACTTTTCAGATCTTAATTTGTATTTAATAATTATTTTGGGGACAATTTCCTTGATATTTTTTGTGGCAATTATCATCCTTTTTGTCGTTAAATTGCGTCAAGGTACACATGTTCGTGATTACAATTCTAAGTTTTGTTGTGCGGGTTCGAATTCTTTGGATAACCGTAATCAGAGGCAGTCTCCAGGAGAATATCTGAACTATCTTGGAGAAAACCAAACAATATCTGTTCGTAATCGCCAGGACTATAGGATGTATTTATCCCCAAATGCACAGGGAACTGACTTTTTGTTCATAAAACCCTACGATGCAACTTTGCCCTGCAGTGAAGTGAAGGAAAATACTATCAACACCTCGACAGAGCATGCTGACGAAGCAATTACGTTGAACGATAGGTATCGCAAAGGGAAACAGTTAAAT AATATAACAACAACATttggacattga